The following coding sequences are from one Granulicella sp. L56 window:
- a CDS encoding TIGR00730 family Rossman fold protein, with the protein MEIPKELDQAPLAYENSDFLNSPDGRMLRIIAEYQEPMARFRRERIQDTVVFFGSARFRALDVASSELELLENTGSAQPAPEHEQPARPEEIESGEASALKLRLAEAAVEMAAYYEDARKLAGLVSSWAKSLPGPRHRFVVTSGGGPGIMEAANRGAYEAGCKTIGLNIKLPFEQHPNPYITPALNFDFHYFFMRKYWFAYLAKALVVFPGGFGTLDEMFELLTLAQTKKLAKKITIVVYGSKYWKSVINLDTFAEKGAIAVSDLDLFQFADTPEEAFAILKQGLTENHLESAYEHEQRLREHQQVPNEPAPNAQEMLGPDITKTR; encoded by the coding sequence ATGGAAATCCCCAAAGAACTCGATCAAGCTCCCCTCGCCTACGAAAACAGCGATTTTCTGAACTCGCCCGACGGTCGCATGCTGCGCATCATCGCCGAATATCAGGAGCCCATGGCCCGCTTCCGCCGCGAGCGCATCCAGGACACGGTCGTCTTCTTCGGCTCCGCCCGCTTTCGCGCCCTCGACGTGGCCAGCTCTGAACTGGAGCTGCTGGAGAATACAGGCTCCGCTCAGCCCGCGCCGGAGCACGAACAGCCCGCCCGCCCAGAGGAGATCGAAAGCGGAGAAGCCAGCGCCCTGAAGCTTCGTCTCGCCGAAGCAGCCGTGGAGATGGCTGCCTACTACGAAGATGCCCGCAAGCTGGCAGGTCTCGTCTCAAGCTGGGCAAAGAGCTTGCCCGGCCCTCGCCATCGCTTCGTCGTGACCTCAGGCGGAGGCCCCGGAATCATGGAGGCAGCCAATCGCGGCGCCTACGAGGCTGGCTGCAAGACCATCGGGCTGAACATCAAGCTCCCCTTCGAGCAGCATCCGAACCCGTACATCACCCCGGCCCTCAACTTCGACTTCCACTACTTCTTCATGCGCAAGTACTGGTTCGCCTATCTGGCCAAGGCACTCGTTGTCTTCCCCGGCGGCTTCGGTACGCTGGACGAGATGTTCGAGCTGCTGACGCTGGCGCAGACCAAAAAGCTGGCGAAGAAGATCACCATCGTGGTCTATGGCTCGAAGTACTGGAAGAGCGTCATCAACCTGGATACGTTCGCAGAAAAGGGAGCCATTGCGGTCTCCGACCTCGACCTGTTCCAGTTCGCGGACACGCCTGAGGAGGCCTTCGCCATCCTGAAGCAGGGGCTGACTGAGAACCACCTCGAATCGGCCTACGAGCATGAGCAGAGGCTACGCGAGCACCAGCAGGTTCCCAACGAACCGGCCCCCAATGCACAGGAGATGCTGGGTCCGGACATCACCAAAACAAGATAG